The DNA region TTTGTCCCCCCAAAGTAACCTCTTAATCTTAGCCTAGATTCCAGGCCTATGGTGGAAACTTTAGGCTACAACCACTAAATTTTTTGAGCTAGCCAGGATTATATTTTAATCCATCAATTATTATCCCTTGAAGTATGGCATGCATTGACAAGATATGCTCATAGTAAAATGCAAGTCCAATAATACACATGAtgatttaaaagtattttttttatggaaaatgtTTCTTTCACACCTCTATGAGAGGTGAAAAGAGGTGGAATGAAAAGAGATagggagaaaagaaaaagtaagagagagaaagtatgagatgtgatagataataagaggagagagatagaaacaaaaataggtgaaaataaagtgtttaaaatatgaggtgtgtatatatcattactgtttttttattgaataattGAAATGTTACCAAcactttaacatttttttgGACAAGTTTCACATAGAGGTATGGTAaaatatgttttaatataatatagAGTTAGTTTTTGAGGTAGAATTAAGTCTAGCTTGAATTCAAAGATAATATCAGTATCTCATACTCGTTTATTAGATGTTGCCTAAATATGAGCAACACAAATGTCAATTTTTTCTTCAACACTCCATATTGGATCGAAGCCCCATATTAATTAGAGATATATATGATGCAATAAATTTTGTAGGGAGGTAGAGTTAAACATAATCTAATTAACTTATAAGTTCTAAGATTTTCTTTTAGCACACTTTTTTTTATTGGTTAAAGTTGATATACGACCCTTGATTTTGATGGAAAATAAATGTGTTGGACATAAGAAAAACAATGGCTAAAATATGAAGATGGAATTATTGATGATGCAATAACAAGGGGAGCAAGCACCATCAATGCCTGTATCCTTTGTTTACGTCCTCACTATGTTTACCACAATTCTCTCAAAGTTCAACGTTGCCCATCTCATGACCATGGATTAATAAAATCCTTAAAGCTAGCCACCAAATTATTGCTGGCCTAAAATGTCAGAAAGTCATATGAAACTTTGGATGACCCACATTGCCCTCACATGATCACATATGAATATATGATATTCCCAAATAGTTTATGACCACAAATATGACCAGGTTTAGGTCCTCCTGACCATGTTCCTATAAATAGATTCAACAAAGCCTAGTTTACAGTCAAGAAAAACAACAAACACCTTTCTAGCAATCAAAAcagcagaaaaaaaaatggaagcaATATCAGTTTCTAAATTGCACAATCCACACCAACCAGTAAGGTCCATTAGCTTTCCCAATAGAACAAACCCTTCTTCTCAGAGAGTTGAAGCACTTCTAAACCATCTAAAACCTCATCATTCTCACCCACTTTTAGAAGCAAAGACAATTCAGAGTGAATTGGTTCTGCTTGCAGAACTCTACATCAGCATGGAAGAGCTTTTCCATTCTCCACAGACCCAACAAGCTCTTCTACACTACCAAGATGGGAAAATGGTAACAGATTCATTGTGTGGCTCAGTTACTTTGCTAGAAGCTTGTGATTCTGCAAGGGAATTGTTGTTGATTCTCAGAGAACACATTCAAACTCTTCAATCAGCCATACGTAGAAGAAGAGGAGATTCAAGCATTGAAAACAACATTGCTGCTTATGAATGCTTTAGGAAGAAATCAAAGAAGAAAATTTCCAACCAATTCAAACAGATGAAGCTAATGCAGAAACAGATCAGAGTAACCTTCTCTGTTCTGAATCAAGAAAATCAGCATCTAACATTGTTAGCAAGAGTTTTACAAGAAGCAAACACCATCACAATTTCTATACTAAGTTCTGTTTTGTTATTCATTTCCTTGCCAGCACTTGGAACAACAAAAGGGTCCTCCTTGATCTCCAAGTTGAAGTCATTTTCCATTGAGAAAGAACAAAAGAACAATATCAATGGGGTTGCAGCAGATCTCAATAGTGCTTTGTGTTCACTCCTTGGAAGAGAGAAAACCAGTGATTCTTCCAATGGTGAAGGACAAAAAGCATTGAGATTGCTAGAGACATTGAATGTTGATATTGATGGTGTAGAGGGTGGATTAGATTGCATTTTTAAATGTTTAGTGAAAAATAGAGTGTTGTTTCTGAATATGCTAGCACATTGATTAGCCTAATCATGAGTAAAAATACATATCCTCTGTAAATGTGAGAATGATCATATTTTTTGACCTCCagaaatcaatatatatatgtttaaatGAGAACATCATGATCCTGAACTTCATTATATCTTGTCATAATTTCCATATTCTAgtttaatttttacttttgaAATTCATACAAATACTTTCTGAAAACCAACAATTGTCAGGTCTTCAACAAACATGATTTTTTACTTAACATAACAAAAGTTTGGAACACCTCTCTCTCATGGAGGGTTGTGTTGGAAAACTAGCAGCCTGATTAAGGCTAGCCCAACCCGGACTGAAAATGTGAAGGCCAGTAGCGAGTCAAGCCA from Lotus japonicus ecotype B-129 chromosome 2, LjGifu_v1.2 includes:
- the LOC130735787 gene encoding uncharacterized protein LOC130735787 — translated: MEAISVSKLHNPHQPVRSISFPNRTNPSSQRVEALLNHLKPHHSHPLLEAKTIQSELVLLAELYISMEELFHSPQTQQALLHYQDGKMVTDSLCGSVTLLEACDSARELLLILREHIQTLQSAIRRRRGDSSIENNIAAYECFRKKSKKKISNQFKQMKLMQKQIRVTFSVLNQENQHLTLLARVLQEANTITISILSSVLLFISLPALGTTKGSSLISKLKSFSIEKEQKNNINGVAADLNSALCSLLGREKTSDSSNGEGQKALRLLETLNVDIDGVEGGLDCIFKCLVKNRVLFLNMLAH